The following coding sequences are from one Fusobacterium perfoetens window:
- a CDS encoding response regulator transcription factor, with protein sequence MILLVEDTLNMRKLITTILKQEDIEVDEASNGEEALEKLENGNKYSLLLVDIMMPKLNGLELTREIRKFSQVPIIFITALSDEKSQVLAYDAGADGYITKPFPKQLLISIVNRYLKKTKINKKYEGLEIEEKGKKILIDGEECDFPPKEREILMYLIENENTVVTREQIITSIWGYSFIGNDRVIDNHIKKLRQRLKNYSKFIKTVKLVGYKFEVNEF encoded by the coding sequence ATGATATTACTTGTTGAGGATACTTTAAATATGAGAAAACTTATAACTACTATACTAAAACAAGAAGATATTGAAGTGGACGAAGCATCTAATGGGGAAGAGGCTCTTGAAAAACTTGAAAATGGAAATAAATATTCTCTTCTTCTTGTTGATATTATGATGCCTAAACTTAACGGACTGGAACTTACAAGAGAAATCAGAAAATTTTCCCAAGTTCCTATCATATTTATTACAGCTCTTTCTGATGAAAAAAGTCAGGTACTTGCTTATGATGCAGGAGCTGATGGATATATTACAAAACCATTTCCTAAACAGCTTCTTATATCAATTGTAAACAGATATCTTAAAAAGACAAAAATAAATAAAAAATATGAAGGTCTGGAAATTGAAGAAAAGGGAAAAAAGATTCTTATAGATGGAGAAGAATGTGATTTTCCTCCTAAAGAAAGAGAAATTCTTATGTATCTTATTGAAAATGAAAATACTGTTGTTACAAGAGAACAGATTATCACTTCTATCTGGGGATATTCTTTCATAGGAAACGACAGAGTTATAGATAACCATATAAAAAAGCTTAGACAAAGACTTAAAAATTATTCTAAATTTATAAAAACTGTTAAGCTGGTAGGGTATAAATTTGAGGTGAATGAATTTTGA
- a CDS encoding fructose-1,6-bisphosphatase produces the protein MDDKLKFLRLLSESFPTIGATTREIINLKAILNLPKGTEHFLTDIHGEYQAFNHVLRNGSGVIKDKIDDIFGDTLEEKFKKQLATVIYYPEEKINFIQELGTDMESWYRVTILRLVQVCKVVSSKYTASKVRKALPEDFSYIIQELLHEKEFSYNKKEYVRNIINTIIELDRAKEFIIAISELIQRLTIDVLHIVGDIYDRGPAPHKIMDRLMNYHNVDIQWGNHDILWMNAAAGHKGAIANVVRICSRYSNTDILEDVYGINLLPLAAFAMNTYADDDCIQFIPKESRNEKDSSLMSKIHKAITIIQFKVEAEIIKNNPIFKMEHRILLDKIDFDKGTVKIDGIDYPLTDKNFPTLNRENPLELTTEEKEIIEKLKKSFMHSEKLQKHIKFLFAKGSMFLKYNSNLLFHGCIPVTENQEFTEVNICGKILSGKKYLEELDRVCREGYFNKTDSERRERAIDFMWYLWCGPNSPLFGKDAMKTFERYFTSDKILHKENKNPYYSFCEDINFINKIFKEFNLNPEISHIINGHVPVKEKKGESPIKAQGKLIVIDGGFSKAYQSETGLAGYTLIYNSYGMKLVSHEPFQNVKNAIENCIDIHSSTRIVKRVLQRKRVKDTDIGTKIEMQINDLYDLLNAYKQGFIKEKH, from the coding sequence ATGGATGACAAATTAAAGTTCTTAAGACTTTTATCAGAGTCATTTCCAACTATTGGAGCAACAACAAGAGAAATCATAAATTTAAAAGCAATTCTTAATCTTCCAAAAGGAACAGAACATTTTTTAACAGATATTCATGGAGAATATCAAGCTTTTAATCATGTATTAAGAAATGGATCAGGAGTTATAAAAGATAAAATTGATGATATTTTTGGAGATACTCTTGAAGAAAAATTTAAAAAGCAGCTTGCAACTGTTATATACTATCCTGAAGAAAAAATAAATTTTATTCAAGAATTAGGAACTGATATGGAAAGTTGGTATAGAGTTACTATTCTTCGTCTTGTTCAGGTATGCAAAGTTGTAAGTTCAAAATATACTGCTTCAAAAGTGAGAAAAGCTCTTCCTGAAGATTTCTCATATATTATTCAGGAACTTCTTCACGAAAAAGAATTTTCATACAATAAAAAAGAATATGTAAGAAATATAATAAATACAATTATTGAACTTGATAGAGCAAAAGAATTTATTATCGCTATTTCAGAACTTATCCAAAGACTTACTATTGATGTTCTTCATATTGTAGGGGATATATATGACAGAGGACCTGCTCCTCATAAAATCATGGATAGACTTATGAACTATCACAATGTAGATATTCAATGGGGAAATCATGATATTTTATGGATGAATGCTGCAGCAGGACATAAAGGAGCTATAGCAAATGTTGTAAGAATATGCAGCAGATATTCAAATACAGATATATTAGAAGATGTTTATGGAATAAATCTTCTTCCTCTTGCTGCTTTTGCAATGAATACATATGCTGATGATGATTGTATACAATTTATTCCTAAAGAAAGCAGAAATGAAAAAGATAGTTCTCTTATGAGTAAAATTCATAAAGCTATTACTATCATACAATTTAAAGTTGAAGCAGAGATAATTAAAAATAATCCTATATTTAAAATGGAACACAGAATTCTTCTTGATAAAATTGACTTTGATAAAGGAACTGTTAAAATTGATGGTATTGATTATCCTCTTACTGATAAAAATTTCCCTACATTAAATAGAGAAAATCCTCTTGAGCTTACAACTGAAGAAAAAGAGATTATAGAAAAACTTAAGAAAAGTTTTATGCATAGTGAAAAACTTCAAAAACATATAAAATTTCTTTTTGCAAAAGGAAGCATGTTCTTAAAATATAATTCAAATCTTTTATTTCATGGTTGTATTCCTGTTACAGAAAATCAAGAATTTACAGAAGTGAATATATGTGGAAAAATTCTTTCTGGAAAAAAATATCTTGAAGAACTTGATAGAGTATGCAGAGAGGGATATTTTAATAAAACAGATTCTGAAAGAAGAGAAAGAGCTATTGATTTTATGTGGTATCTATGGTGTGGACCTAATTCCCCTCTTTTTGGTAAAGATGCTATGAAAACTTTTGAAAGATATTTTACTTCTGATAAAATTCTGCATAAAGAAAATAAAAATCCTTACTATTCATTCTGTGAAGATATTAATTTTATAAATAAAATTTTTAAAGAATTTAACCTTAACCCTGAAATATCTCACATTATAAATGGGCATGTCCCTGTTAAAGAAAAAAAAGGAGAAAGTCCTATCAAAGCTCAAGGAAAGCTTATTGTTATTGATGGAGGCTTTTCAAAAGCTTACCAATCTGAAACAGGTCTTGCTGGATATACTTTAATATATAATTCATACGGAATGAAGCTTGTTTCACATGAACCATTTCAAAATGTAAAAAATGCCATTGAAAACTGCATAGATATTCATTCATCTACAAGAATTGTTAAAAGAGTTCTTCAAAGAAAAAGAGTTAAAGATACAGATATAGGTACAAAAATTGAAATGCAGATAAATGATTTATATGATTTGCTTAATGCCTATAAACAAGGTTTTATAAAAGAAAAACATTAA
- the gatB gene encoding Asp-tRNA(Asn)/Glu-tRNA(Gln) amidotransferase subunit GatB — MIKEWESVIGLEVHLQLKTGTKVWCGCSADYDNDDSNTHTCPICLGHPGALPKLNKKVVEYAVKAALALNCNINNESHFDRKNYFYPDAPKNYQITQFENSYAGKGFLEINVNGKAKKVGITKIQIEEDTGKSVHGVHESYLNYNRASIPLVEIISEPDMRTSEEAYEYLTLLKNTIKYTGVSDVSMELGSLRCDANISVHHKGEPFGTRVEVKNLNSFKAVARAIDYEVNRQIETIEKGGKIDQETRLWDDDAQVTRVMRSKEEAMDYRYFHEPDLLTLVITDEEIEAIKETMPESITDKVARFINEYQIPEYDAHILCEDIELADYFENTAKASGNAKSSSNWIMTEVLKELKQKNTEIKDFVISSEDLGKIIKLIDTNVISSKIAKTLFEMKLTDERDPETIVKEEKMAQVTDDSAIETLVDEVLANNPKLIEDYKNSDEGRKPRVLKGLIGQAMKLSKGKANPQMVTELMIKKLG; from the coding sequence ATGATAAAAGAATGGGAATCAGTAATAGGACTTGAAGTCCATCTCCAATTAAAAACAGGAACAAAAGTATGGTGTGGTTGCAGTGCTGATTACGATAACGATGATTCAAATACTCATACATGCCCTATATGTCTTGGACATCCAGGAGCTCTTCCAAAATTAAATAAAAAAGTTGTTGAGTATGCTGTCAAAGCTGCTCTTGCTTTAAACTGTAACATAAATAACGAAAGTCATTTTGATAGAAAAAATTATTTCTATCCTGATGCTCCAAAGAACTATCAAATAACTCAGTTTGAAAATTCTTATGCAGGAAAAGGATTCTTAGAAATAAATGTAAATGGAAAAGCTAAAAAAGTTGGAATTACAAAAATACAAATAGAAGAGGATACAGGTAAATCTGTTCATGGAGTTCATGAATCTTATTTAAACTATAACAGAGCTTCTATTCCTCTTGTAGAAATTATTTCTGAACCTGATATGAGAACTTCAGAAGAAGCTTATGAATATCTTACTCTTCTTAAAAATACTATTAAATATACTGGTGTCAGTGATGTTTCAATGGAACTTGGTTCTTTAAGATGTGATGCTAATATATCTGTACATCATAAAGGAGAACCTTTTGGAACAAGAGTTGAAGTTAAAAACCTTAACTCTTTCAAAGCTGTTGCAAGAGCAATAGACTATGAAGTAAATAGACAAATTGAAACTATTGAAAAGGGTGGAAAAATAGATCAGGAAACAAGACTTTGGGATGATGATGCTCAAGTTACAAGAGTTATGAGAAGCAAAGAAGAGGCTATGGATTACAGATATTTCCATGAACCAGATCTTCTTACTCTTGTTATAACTGATGAAGAAATAGAAGCCATAAAAGAAACTATGCCTGAATCAATAACTGATAAAGTTGCAAGATTTATAAATGAATATCAAATTCCTGAATATGATGCACATATTCTTTGTGAAGATATTGAACTTGCTGATTATTTTGAAAATACAGCAAAAGCTTCTGGAAATGCAAAATCAAGTTCAAACTGGATAATGACAGAAGTTTTAAAAGAATTAAAACAAAAAAATACTGAAATAAAAGATTTTGTAATTTCTTCTGAAGATTTAGGAAAAATTATAAAACTTATTGATACAAATGTTATTTCATCAAAAATAGCTAAAACTCTTTTTGAAATGAAACTTACTGATGAAAGAGATCCTGAAACTATTGTTAAAGAAGAAAAAATGGCTCAAGTTACAGATGACAGTGCTATTGAAACTCTTGTTGATGAAGTTCTTGCAAATAACCCTAAACTTATTGAAGACTATAAAAACTCTGATGAAGGAAGAAAACCTAGAGTTCTTAAAGGACTTATCGGTCAAGCAATGAAACTTTCTAAAGGAAAAGCAAATCCTCAAATGGTTACAGAACTTATGATAAAAAAATTAGGATAA
- the gatA gene encoding Asp-tRNA(Asn)/Glu-tRNA(Gln) amidotransferase subunit GatA, protein MTEIHKFTAAEIRKKIADRELSAVEVTKAVFERIEKKDELINSFVSLRKEKALEEAKIIDEKIAKGEKVGSLAGVPVSIKDNMVSEGDLTTACSKILGNYVGIYDATVVKKLKEADAIIIGKTNMDEFAMGGTTRTSSHGLTKNPWDTTKVPGGSSGGAATSIASQECFISLGSDTGGSIRQPSSFCGVVGLKPTYGRVSRYGLIAFASSLDQIGPIAKSVEDVALTMNVISGYDEYDATVSKKDVPDYTKALGRDIKGMKIGVPKEYFIEGIDEGVRKVMLESLDKLRELGAEVIDISLPHTKYAVPVYYVLAPAEASSNLARFDGVRYGYRSPEAKNILDLYIKSRSEGFGAEVKRRIMIGTYVLSAGFFDAYFKKAQKVRTLIKKDFDEAFKTVDVIFTPVAPSPSFELNKEKTPIELYLEDIFTLSANLAGIPGLSVPAGLTDGLPVGIQLLGKQFGEEDLIAVGSAFEKIRGEWKLPEGDDK, encoded by the coding sequence ATGACTGAGATACATAAATTTACAGCTGCTGAAATCAGAAAAAAAATAGCAGACAGAGAACTTTCTGCTGTTGAGGTTACAAAGGCTGTATTTGAAAGAATAGAAAAAAAAGACGAACTTATAAACAGTTTTGTTTCTCTTAGAAAAGAAAAAGCTCTTGAAGAAGCTAAAATTATTGATGAAAAAATAGCAAAAGGAGAAAAAGTGGGATCACTTGCAGGAGTTCCAGTATCTATAAAAGATAATATGGTATCTGAAGGAGATCTTACAACTGCATGTTCAAAAATTCTTGGAAATTATGTGGGAATTTATGATGCAACTGTTGTAAAAAAATTAAAAGAAGCAGATGCAATAATCATAGGTAAGACAAATATGGACGAATTTGCAATGGGAGGAACTACAAGAACTTCTTCTCATGGACTTACTAAAAATCCTTGGGATACAACAAAAGTTCCTGGTGGAAGTTCTGGAGGAGCAGCAACATCAATTGCTTCTCAAGAATGTTTTATCTCTCTTGGTTCTGACACAGGAGGAAGTATAAGACAGCCATCATCTTTTTGTGGTGTTGTAGGACTTAAACCTACTTATGGAAGAGTTTCAAGATATGGACTTATTGCTTTTGCTTCATCTCTTGACCAAATAGGACCAATTGCAAAGTCTGTTGAAGATGTTGCTCTTACAATGAATGTTATTTCTGGATATGATGAATACGATGCAACTGTATCTAAAAAAGATGTTCCAGATTATACAAAAGCTCTTGGAAGAGATATAAAAGGAATGAAAATAGGAGTTCCTAAAGAATATTTTATTGAAGGAATTGATGAAGGTGTAAGAAAAGTTATGCTTGAATCTCTTGATAAATTAAGAGAACTTGGAGCAGAAGTCATTGATATCTCTCTTCCTCATACAAAATATGCTGTTCCTGTTTACTATGTTCTTGCTCCTGCTGAAGCAAGTTCAAACCTTGCAAGATTTGATGGAGTAAGATATGGATACAGAAGCCCTGAAGCTAAAAATATCCTTGATCTTTACATTAAATCAAGAAGTGAAGGATTTGGTGCTGAAGTAAAAAGAAGAATTATGATAGGAACATATGTTTTAAGTGCTGGTTTCTTTGATGCATACTTTAAAAAAGCTCAGAAAGTAAGAACTCTTATAAAAAAAGATTTTGATGAAGCTTTTAAAACTGTTGATGTAATATTTACTCCAGTTGCTCCATCACCATCTTTTGAACTTAATAAAGAAAAAACACCAATAGAATTATATTTAGAAGATATATTTACACTTTCTGCAAACCTTGCTGGTATTCCAGGGCTTTCTGTTCCAGCAGGGCTTACAGATGGTCTTCCTGTAGGAATCCAACTTTTAGGAAAACAATTTGGAGAAGAAGACTTAATTGCTGTAGGAAGTGCTTTTGAAAAAATTAGAGGAGAATGGAAACTTCCTGAAGGAGATGATAAATAA
- the gatC gene encoding Asp-tRNA(Asn)/Glu-tRNA(Gln) amidotransferase subunit GatC, with protein sequence MALSKEEVLHVAKLARLEFSPEEIEKYQQELNDILNYIDMLGEVDTTEVKPLSQVNDDTNNLREDTVRKSLTVEEALLNAPEAEDGAVIVPKVVGGE encoded by the coding sequence ATGGCTTTAAGCAAAGAGGAAGTTTTACATGTTGCTAAACTTGCAAGATTGGAATTCAGCCCTGAAGAGATAGAAAAATATCAGCAGGAACTTAATGATATTCTTAATTACATTGATATGCTTGGTGAAGTTGACACAACAGAAGTAAAACCTTTATCACAAGTAAACGATGATACAAACAACTTAAGAGAAGATACTGTAAGAAAATCTCTTACTGTTGAAGAAGCACTTTTAAATGCACCTGAAGCTGAAGATGGTGCTGTTATTGTTCCAAAAGTTGTTGGAGGAGAATAA